One window of Oncorhynchus masou masou isolate Uvic2021 chromosome 28, UVic_Omas_1.1, whole genome shotgun sequence genomic DNA carries:
- the LOC135517939 gene encoding threonine synthase-like 2 produces MQYCSTRGGVQGWDFQDVLLSGYAPDGGMFMPETLPTLTPDTLRSWSSLSYPQLVTEVCSLFIPTELIPRADLDGLVSAALSGFAVPGVVSLARLKGGLCVLELFHGETQAFKDLAMTCTVRFLDYFLRKDSRRAIVLVGTSGDTGGSAIQSARGLGGVDVVVVYPRGRITLVQEKQMITCLEDNIHVFAADGSSDDIDVPIRRLFSDQELVKQHSLMSLNSVNWSRVMVQLAHFIYAYLHVSGLEQAETGAPLPALEMVVPTGGAGNIAAGCIVKQMGIPLCLVAMTNANDIVHRTVQSGDFSMATNVTQTMAPAIDIQDPYNMERVFWLLSGRDGALVKGMMEEFQHSHRHTLPEALHKQLSQVLTAGAVRDEGIVETMQRCWKENQYLLCPHTAVAVWHHYHYPPTAGVNRCCIATASPAKFQAAVQKAGLTLELPEAVRALDKMSTRYLALERGQDWGKDWECMLKQHIQAIGSARQRGVAYYSTVECK; encoded by the exons ATGCAGTACTGCAGCACGCGTGGCGGTGTCCAGGGTTGGGACTTTCAGGATGTTTTGTTATCGGGATATGCACCAGACGGGGGGATGTTCATGCCTGAGACCCTCCCCACCCTAACCCCTGATACCCTGAGGTCCTGGAGCTCCCTGTCCTACCCCCAGCTAGTGACAGAGGTCTGCTCCCTGTTCATCCCTACAGAGCTGATCCCGCGAGCAGACCTGGATG GCCTGGTGAGTGCGGCCCTGTCTGGGTTCGCCGTGCCGGGGGTGGTGAGCTTGGCCAGGCTGAAGGGTGGGCTGTGTGTGCTGGAACTCTTCCACGGTGAGACCCAGGCCTTCAAGGACCTGGCAATGACCTGCACCGTGCGCTTCCTCGACTACTTCCTGCGCAAGGATAGCCGGCGCGCCATCGTATTAGTGG GCACATCTGGGGACACGGGTGGTTCAGCCATCCAAAGTGCGAGAGGCCTTGGTGGGGTAGACGTGGTAGTGGTGTACCCCCGGGGCCGCATAACTCTTGTGCAGGAGAAACAGATGATCACCTGCCTGGAGGACAATATCCATGTGTTTGCAG CGGATGGCAGTTCTGATGACATCGACGTGCCCATCCGTCGACTGTTTTCAGACCAGGAGCTGGTGAAACAACACAGCCTGATGAGTCTCAACTCAGTCAACTGGTCTCGTGTCATGGTGCAGCTGGCACACTTCATTTATGCCTACCTGCATGTGAGTGGGCTGGAGCAGGCAGAGACGGGGGCACCCCTACCCGCCTTGGAGATGGTAGTGCCCACAGGGGGGGCGGGGAATATCGCCG cCGGCTGCATTGTGAAGCAGATGGGGATACCGCTGTGCCTCGTTGCCATGACGAACGCTAATGACATAGTGCACAGGACTGTGCAGAGTGGGGACTTTTCCATGGCAACCAATGTCACGCAGACCATGGCCCCGGCTATAGACATTCAG GACCCCTATAACATGGAGCGTGTGTTCTGGCTGCTGTCTGGTAGAGATGGAGCCCTGGTAAAGGGCATGATGGAGGAGTTTCAGcactctcacagacacactctgCCTGAAGCTCTCCACAAACAG ttgTCTCAGGTCCTCACAGCAGGTGCAGTAAGAGATGAGGGGATAGTGGAGACCATGCAGAGATGCTGGAAGGAGAACCAGTATCTACTATGTCCCCACACTGCAGTGGCTGTGTGGCATCACTACCATTATCCCCCCACTGCAGGGGTCAACAG GTGTTGCATAGCAACAGCCTCTCCGGCCAAGTTCCAGGCAGCGGTGCAGAAGGCAGGGCTGACCCTTGAACTCCCTGAGGCAGTGCGGGCTCTGGACAAGATGTCCACTCGCTACCTGGCCCTGGAGCGGGGCCAAGACTGGGGCAAGGACTGGGAGTGCATGCTGAAGCAACACATCCAGGCTATAGGCTCAGCCAGGCAACGCGGAGTGGCCTACTACTCAACTGTGGAGTGTAAATAG
- the LOC135517940 gene encoding histone-lysine N-methyltransferase Smyd1-like produces the protein MTLDMDNVEVFDTGVKGRGLRTTKDLCAGEVVLAEPSFAAVVFDSLSQQVCHSCFRRQANLHRCAQCKFAHYCDRTCQTACWDEHKQECGAIKKNGKAPNENVRLAARVLWRIQKDTGIVSDSQLTSVDQLEDHVADMPADNLKELKIDVHNFLDYCPNTRHGVEYISHIFGIINCNGFTLSDQRGQQAVGVGLFPNLCLVNHDCWPNCAVILNHGNQSALNATFHSKRRVELRALGKIAENEELTVGYVDFLNVSTDRQRALKHQYYFDCTCKSCSKNLKDDLMMAAKETEGNKPSDELVKEVQELSLKCLAKVEAARTAGDFHEVVKLCRECLDKQEPVLADTHLYQLRMLSAASEVLSYLKFFSEAAEYSRRMVEGYMKLYHPNNAQLGMATMRAGVIHWHAGLIEVGHGMICKAYAILMITHGPNHSITKDLESMRMQTEMEQRIFKQNECVYHSMREAALQNKPMA, from the exons TCTGTCTCAGCAGGTGTGTCATAGCTGCTTCCGTCGCCAGGCCAACCTCCACCGATGTGCCCAGTGTAAGTTTGCCCATTACTGTGACCGCACCTGTCAGACTGCATGCTGGGACGAGCACAAGCAGGAGTGTGGTGCCATCAAGAAGAACGGAAAGGCCCCCAATGAGAATGTCCG tCTTGCTGCCCGTGTGCTGTGGCGCATACAGAAGGACACAGGCATTGTGTCGGACAGCCAGCTGACCTCAGTGGACCAGCTGGAGGACCACGTGGCCGACATGCCTGCCGACAACCTCAAAGAGCTCAAGATCGACGTGCACAACTTCCTGGACTACTGTCCCAACACCAGGCATGGCGTGGAGTACATCTCACACATCTTTGGCATA ATCAACTGTAATGGTTTTACTCTGAGTGACCAGAGGGGTCAGCAGGCAGTGGGAGTAGGTCTGTTCCCTAACCTGTGTCTGGTCAACCATGACTGCTGGCCCAACTGTGCTGTCATCCTCAACCATGGCAA TCAGTCAGCTCTGAATGCAACCTTCCACTCTAAGAGAAG GGTTGAGCTGCGTGCGCTTGGTAAGATTGCTGAGAATGAGGAGCTGACGGTGGGCTACGTGGACTTCCTGAACGTGTCAACGGACCGCCAGAGAGCCCTGAAGCACCAGTACTACTTTGACTGCACCTGCAAAAGCTGCAGCAAGAACCTCAAAGATGACCTAATGATGGCTGCCAAGGAGACCGAAGGCAACAAG ccctctgaTGAGCTTGTGAAAGAGGTACAGGAGTTAAGTTTGAAGTGCCTGGCCAAGGTTGAGGCGGCTCGTACTGCAGGGGACTTTCATGAG GTGGTGAAGCTGTGTCGTGAGTGTCTGGACAAACAGGAACCTGTGTTGGCTGATACACACCTGTACCAACTGCGTATGCTGAGTGCAGCCAGCGAGGTGCTGTCCTACCTAAAGTTCTTCTCTGAGGCTGCAGAATACTCACGCAGGATGGTGGAGGGATACAT GAAGTTGTACCACCCCAATAACGCCCAGTTGGGCATGGCCACCATGCGGGCTGGCGTGATTCACTGGCACGCAGGGCTCATCGAGGTGGGCCATGGCATGATCTGCAAGGCCTACGCCATTCTCATGATCACACATGGACCCAACCACTCCATCACCAAGGACTTGGAG TCAATGCGTATGCAGACCGAGATGGAGCAGAGGATTTTCAAGCAGAATGAGTGCGTCTACCACAGCATGAGAGAGGCTGCCCTGCAGAACAAGCCCATGGCATGA